The Ascaphus truei isolate aAscTru1 chromosome 3, aAscTru1.hap1, whole genome shotgun sequence genome includes a region encoding these proteins:
- the LOC142490961 gene encoding claudin-24-like: MHSVLCFTELAGQLLSLTGYVCCLVALFIPHWLTFSSGMLVNESYLLGLWQTCVIQDVGSSVCQDYSSLLDLPLRIQVGRILVCLSVTSGTLGFIVSTPALTCVKCLDDNEQYIRRNLSIIGGVFFLLAGAMTFCPVSYFAHDALVNFWDLNIHKDVPRWEYGNAMFFGWIGGFLLLGGGTVLIISQFCITQDSGLKRHHQVEANQTSSYMEYV, from the coding sequence ATGCACTCAGTGCTTTGCTTCACTGAACTTGCAGGCCAGTTGCTTTCACTTACTGGCTATGTGTGCTGCCTGGTGGCTTTATTCATACCTCACTGGTTGACTTTCTCATCGGGAATGCTTGTGAATGAAAGCTATCTTCTAGGTTTATGGCAAACCTGTGTCATTCAAGATGTGGGTTCGAGTGTATGCCAAGACTATAGCTCTCTCCTTGATCTCCCTCTTCGAATCCAGGTGGGTCGTATCCTTGTGTGCCTCTCAGTAACCAGTGGGACTTTGGGATTTATTGTCTCCACACCTGCATTGACCTGTGTGAAGTGTCTTGATGATAATGAACAATATATAAGAAGAAACCTAAGTATTATTGGAGGAGTTTTCTTTCTTCTTGCAGGGGCAATGACTTTCTGCCCTGTATCCTACTTTGCGCATGACGCCCTGGTGAACTTTTGGGATCTGAACATACACAAAGATGTGCCCCGTTGGGAATATGGAAATGCCATGTTCTTTGGGTGGATTGGTGGATTTCTTCTTTTAGGAGGAGGAACTGTGCTCATCATCTCACAATTCTGCATCACTCAGGATTCAGGACTAAAAAGGCATCACCAAGTGGAAGCAAACCAGACATCCTCTTACATGGAATATGTGTAG